Proteins from one Primulina huaijiensis isolate GDHJ02 chromosome 18, ASM1229523v2, whole genome shotgun sequence genomic window:
- the LOC140964740 gene encoding uncharacterized protein yields the protein MRGASTSHSHSRPCFGRKTLRRCRNSEEADDVILIDVDSDHFNNVIIIDVPDSLPKKGKGSSILGKDKNGPFQTIIYIDDDDESPDEIKSVAGASSSRSFKPPAEGFEDVDSEENPFIQENVTPVRLSKCKRTYSGKASAGKGYGLNLDSENNSSANDHPDCELMEDISGKVQEQWEKAFYRRKKGIINDQWGIRSQNGASRIMNDSSHQTVGRKGENDKHTKAPHHFRTGNFSNEDEGTSPLGEEEDAIYTYVSVGGSSYRGQHSPSIHTEPEDHQYFEPASSSCHNGKRFKKSSSYSSHNEQATKVVEKTKSCFDGNSNYGKASSVKDDVAISKCQNSVEVEADPLKFFPTHEFRDSQVAATGCVNEMEHLESRDPHESGSVEKTYNLTSVRTSFTSSALPDKQRNYSFTPSSDAVESVAAESSWFQNSSLGSRDGIKKGCHGENRRTVDVISLSGDLRVHINEAKVGLDEFVSNSGEEYKDDDFHPENGHAVDSVESCMLGEQEKFKETDEYKRALEEEWASRQQALKIQAEEAQYLRQLQKRSKDENGHTMDSVESCMIGEREKFKETDEYKRAMEEEWASRQQALKIQAEEAQHLRRLLKRRKAESMRLMDMERRQKERIEEMRITQKKDEENMNLKEVIRAKVRKELSKLEMACQNMASLLHSFGIQMEGWPNPSPQEVQTAYKKALLALHPDRALRSDIHQQVEAEEKFKLMNRFKEKFSSVL from the exons ATGAGAGGAGCATCTACCAGCCATTCACATTCTAGACCCTGTTTTGGGAGGAAAACTTTGAGAAGGTGCAGGAATAGTGAGGAAGCTGATGATGTTATTCTGATTGACGTTGATTCTGATCACTTCAACAATGTCATTATCATCGACGTTCCCGATTCTTTGCCGAAGAAAGGGAAAGGTTCAAGCATACTCGGGAAAGACAAAAATGGGCCATTCCAGACTATAATATACatagatgatgatgatgagagcCCAGACGAAATAAAATCTGTTGCTGGTGCCTCTTCTAGCAGGAGTTTTAAACCTCCTGCAGAAGGCTTCGAAGACGTGGATTCTGAGGAAAACCCATTTATTCAAGAGAATGTAACTCCAGTTAGGTTATCAAAATGTAAGCGTACCTATTCAGGGAAAGCTTCTGCTGGAAAAGGATATGGTTTGAATCTGGACTCGGAAAACAATTCATCTGCTAACGATCACCCTGATTGCGAGTTAATGGAAGATATATCTGGAAAGGTTCAAGAGCAGTGGGAAAAGGCATTCTATAGGAGAAAAAAAGGTATTATTAATGATCAATGGGGCATTAGAAGTCAGAATGGTGCTTCAAGGATTATGAATGATAGTAGCCATCAAACCGTTGGAAGAAAAGGTGAGAATGATAAACATACGAAGGCTCCACATCATTTCCGTACAGGAAATTTCAGTAATGAAGACGAAGGCACTTCTCCTCTTGGTGAAGAAGAGGATGCAATTTACACCTATGTATCAGTAGGTGGTTCAAGTTATAGAGGCCAACATTCTCCTTCCATCCATACTGAACCGGAAGATCACCAATATTTTGAACCAGCAAGTTCCAGCTGTCACAACGGGAAAAGATTCAAAAAATCATCATCTTATTCTTCTCATAATGAACAGGCAACTAAGGTAGTGGAAAAAACTAAGTCGTGTTTTGATGGGAACTCTAACTATGGCAAAGCTAGTTCAGTTAAAGATGACGTTGCCATCAGCAAATGTCAAAATTCTGTTGAAGTTGAAGCTGACCCtctcaaatttttcccaaccCATGAGTTCAGGGATTCCCAGGTTGCTGCTACTGGATGTGTTAATGAAATGGAGCATTTGGAATCACGTGATCCACATGAATCTGGAAGTGTTGAGAAGACATATAATTTAACATCTGTAAGAACTTCGTTTACGAGTTCTGCATTACCAGATAAACAAAGAAATTACAGTTTCACTCCTTCCAGTGATGCAGTTGAATCTGTCGCTGCAGAGTCATCCTGGTTCCAAAATTCCTCATTGGGATCAAGAGATGGCATCAAGAAAGGGTGTCATGGGGAAAATAGGCGGACAGTTGATGTTATATCATTATCTGGAGACCTACGTGTTCATattaatgaagcaaaagtgGGACTAGATGAATTTGTTTCAAATAGTGGAGAGGAGTATAAAGATGATGATTTTCATCCTGAAAATGGACACGCAGTGGATTCTGTGGAGAGTTGTATGCTTGGCGAACAAGAAAAGTTTAAGGAAACTGATGAATACAAAAGAGCTTTGGAGGAAGAATGGGCTTCCCGGCAACAAGCACTAAAAATCCAG GCTGAAGAAGCTCAATATTTGCGCCAGTTGCAGAAGAGAAGCAAAGATGAAAATGGACACACTATGGATTCTGTGGAGAGTTGTATGATTGGCGAACGAGAAAAGTTTAAAGAAACCGATGAATACAAAAGAGCCATGGAGGAAGAATGGGCTTCCCGGCAACAAGCACTAAAAATCCAG GCTGAAGAAGCTCAACACTTGCGCCGGTTGCTGAAGAGAAGAAAAGCTGAAAGTATGCGTCTGATGGACATGGAAAGAAGACAAAAGGAACGTATAGAGGAAATGCGAATTACTCAAAAGAAG GATGAGGAAAATATGAACTTGAAGGAGGTAATTCGCGCTAAAGTTAGAAAGGAGCTCAGTAAATTGGAAATGGCATGCCAAAATATGGCTTCTCTTTTGCATTCCTTTGGAATCCAAATGGAGGGTTGGCCTAATCCATCGCCACAAGAG GTACAAACGGCATACAAAAAAGCTCTGCTTGCCCTTCATCCAGATCGAGCCTTACGGTCTGATATCCATCAGCAAGTCGAAGCTGAGGAGAAATTCAAGCTTATGAATCGTTTCAAGGAGAAATTTTCATCTGTTCTATGA